The following are encoded together in the Bacillus cereus group sp. RP43 genome:
- a CDS encoding nuclear transport factor 2 family protein: MVQKTNLEIIRSTYEGSASSNAKHLAEALSEKVEWTEAKGFPYGGTYIGVEAIMENVFSRLGSEWDNYKASVNTYHEVNGKDMIVAEGVYSGIYKETGKAFEAEFVHVWQIENRKIIKFKQYVDSYIVREAMKV, translated from the coding sequence ATGGTACAAAAAACAAATTTAGAAATTATTCGAAGCACATATGAAGGATCAGCTTCTTCGAATGCAAAACATTTAGCGGAAGCTCTCTCTGAAAAAGTAGAGTGGACAGAGGCAAAAGGTTTCCCGTACGGCGGAACGTATATAGGTGTAGAAGCTATAATGGAAAATGTATTTAGCCGTTTAGGATCAGAATGGGATAATTATAAAGCGAGTGTAAATACGTACCATGAAGTAAACGGGAAAGATATGATTGTTGCTGAAGGTGTGTATTCTGGGATTTATAAAGAAACTGGAAAAGCGTTTGAAGCAGAATTTGTTCATGTATGGCAAATAGAGAATAGAAAAATTATAAAATTCAAACAATATGTAGATAGTTATATTGTGCGAGAAGCGATGAAGGTTTAA
- a CDS encoding MBL fold metallo-hydrolase yields the protein MSKLHLEVFTGSEQAFQVTSTIVYGEKDAILIDAQFLLSDAHRLAAQIIETGKNLTHIYVTHFHPDHYFGLNVLHEAFPEAKIVALRNTVEDIRNTLEKKVEQWKPSIGHNVPHQPIVPDELTEEKLILEGNDLIIKGGLQGDTPNNSYVWIPSLKAVVTGDIVYNNTFAWTLETDAEARHKWLETLSELENLHPEIVVAGHRDYDVPNTADAIKHTRKYLVAFDEVLAGNPSSEEIQTAIKERFPRVKALEIGLVLAANAFGVKK from the coding sequence ATGTCAAAATTACATTTAGAGGTTTTTACAGGATCTGAGCAAGCATTTCAAGTTACATCCACAATTGTATACGGAGAAAAAGATGCAATTCTTATCGATGCACAATTTTTATTAAGTGATGCGCACCGTTTAGCAGCTCAAATTATTGAAACAGGAAAGAATTTAACTCATATTTATGTGACTCATTTCCATCCAGATCACTATTTTGGATTAAATGTATTACATGAAGCATTTCCAGAAGCAAAGATTGTTGCGTTACGGAATACTGTTGAAGATATTCGTAATACACTTGAGAAGAAAGTGGAACAGTGGAAACCATCTATTGGGCATAATGTTCCTCATCAACCAATTGTTCCAGATGAATTAACAGAAGAGAAATTGATTTTAGAGGGAAATGATTTAATCATTAAAGGTGGTTTGCAAGGTGATACACCGAATAATAGTTATGTATGGATTCCATCATTAAAAGCCGTTGTTACAGGCGATATCGTTTATAACAATACTTTCGCATGGACGTTAGAAACAGATGCTGAAGCTCGTCATAAATGGTTAGAAACATTAAGTGAACTTGAAAATCTTCACCCTGAAATTGTTGTAGCGGGTCATCGTGATTATGACGTACCAAATACAGCAGATGCGATTAAGCATACTCGTAAATATTTAGTAGCATTTGATGAAGTTCTTGCAGGAAATCCTTCAAGTGAAGAAATTCAAACGGCAATAAAGGAACGATTCCCGCGCGTTAAAGCGTTAGAAATTGGACTTGTTTTAGCGGCAAACGCATTTGGGGTGAAAAAATAA
- a CDS encoding PRK06770 family protein: MKKWIIGTITMIVIAIGAVFGVTKLLNYIEEEEKSLKAQNVTGQQGKKEKEGKQQASEDEIISTMHRMVHQKVKSSEKWGFIEMTNKEIRSAKEAVERSTNFKNKSKLLSTLERWEKGDFSQTVEEHNFLWEIQGGDTGKATERLSPEEEKQYVKEMKGK; encoded by the coding sequence ATGAAAAAATGGATTATAGGGACAATTACAATGATTGTAATTGCGATAGGAGCTGTATTCGGTGTTACGAAACTTCTTAATTATATAGAAGAAGAAGAGAAAAGTCTGAAAGCACAAAATGTAACGGGGCAACAAGGGAAGAAAGAAAAGGAAGGGAAGCAACAAGCTAGTGAAGATGAAATTATTTCTACAATGCATAGGATGGTACATCAAAAAGTGAAATCCTCTGAAAAATGGGGATTTATTGAAATGACAAATAAGGAAATTCGTAGTGCGAAGGAAGCAGTAGAAAGGAGTACAAATTTTAAAAATAAATCAAAGCTACTTTCTACTTTAGAGCGCTGGGAGAAAGGGGATTTTTCACAGACGGTTGAGGAGCATAACTTTTTGTGGGAAATTCAAGGCGGTGATACCGGAAAGGCAACAGAACGTTTATCGCCAGAAGAAGAAAAACAGTATGTGAAAGAAATGAAAGGTAAATAA
- a CDS encoding DoxX family protein, with amino-acid sequence MNQYIGNLIIRIVLGVTFFAHGLAKFQSGIDNVAGWFTSIGLPGGLAYGIATVELVGGILLIIGLGVRYVGLLFALILAGAIVKVNGAAGLLGDGKNPGYELDLALLSMGAYLFVVKAEGYVDRFLKEKVMKTK; translated from the coding sequence ATGAATCAATATATTGGGAATTTAATTATTCGTATCGTGTTAGGAGTTACTTTTTTTGCACACGGTTTAGCAAAGTTTCAATCAGGTATCGATAACGTAGCAGGGTGGTTTACAAGCATCGGCTTACCAGGTGGTCTTGCATACGGCATAGCAACAGTTGAATTAGTTGGTGGTATATTATTAATTATCGGTTTAGGCGTACGATATGTAGGATTGTTATTCGCTCTTATTTTAGCGGGAGCTATCGTAAAGGTAAATGGAGCAGCAGGCTTATTAGGAGATGGAAAGAATCCGGGATATGAATTAGATCTTGCATTATTATCAATGGGTGCGTATTTATTCGTTGTAAAAGCAGAAGGATATGTAGATCGTTTCTTAAAAGAGAAAGTAATGAAAACGAAGTAA